The following coding sequences lie in one Candidatus Eremiobacterota bacterium genomic window:
- a CDS encoding phosphodiester glycosidase family protein, producing MNRIAVSLLIGFIAATASTHASELPTRIEPAAPFPRIIEQAPTVESVAPGIAYGNYQLETTVGPLAVHVVAVQTDRSDVKLGSVIADDSLISRGETVGSMARRTRAVAGINGDFFDIGNTNRPINMVVRDGALLQLPYKRYVLAITRDGIAHIAEFSFAGQIVVADRTMPLDGIDELPQPGGGVSLLTPLYGRVPPRENVTLASLQPLDGTPPLARYRVTGVVDNLKPQPPGYYVAIGPSDYGIVGVPNAGDVVTASGDLAPLELSSIVAAVGGGALILHEGEWYDDRDAPYRQENFKRVPCSGAAIAPDGRLFLVEIDGRQPELSVGVTRREFAALMRALGATEGLLFDGGGSSTLVVRRLGDTLADVVNSPSEGRERPVADGIFVYSTAPVGPPVRLVARPGILRAIDGAAIDLRVTALDAAYHVATSPAAVSGTVLPARLGIYRDGRFIAERPGLGRLLLRGDGLKGEVPIEIAATPARSNIIPARPNLDPNTTVALKARAYDSHGYGLALPPLLRWSSNAGSIDRFGHFRAGTHDATVTVAIGQTVASARVTVGSHEVPLPFVAQAHFVTARHGGAGSLEKGAGCATCVRLSFVFGNGERAAYAATDIALPADTIGLTFDLQDDGSDARARVAVRNEINEDVLVDATQLGEPGWRNVTVRFPPDTRAARLMAIYVLPPKGIEVSQGSIVLRNVRAIVAGQSATEPIKPLARKRSGR from the coding sequence ATGAACCGCATCGCCGTCAGCCTTCTCATCGGCTTCATCGCTGCCACCGCAAGCACGCACGCGAGCGAACTGCCCACTCGCATCGAACCCGCGGCGCCCTTCCCACGCATTATCGAACAAGCCCCGACGGTGGAGAGCGTTGCCCCTGGAATCGCCTACGGAAACTACCAGCTGGAGACGACGGTCGGTCCGCTAGCCGTTCACGTCGTTGCGGTTCAAACGGATCGCAGCGATGTAAAGCTTGGTTCCGTCATCGCCGACGATTCTTTGATCTCTCGCGGCGAAACGGTCGGCTCGATGGCGCGGCGGACTCGTGCCGTGGCGGGCATCAACGGCGATTTCTTCGATATCGGCAACACCAACCGTCCCATCAATATGGTCGTGCGAGACGGCGCGTTGCTGCAGTTGCCCTACAAGCGTTACGTTTTGGCAATCACTCGCGACGGCATCGCGCACATCGCCGAATTCTCATTCGCGGGACAGATTGTTGTCGCCGATCGCACGATGCCGCTCGACGGAATCGACGAGCTGCCTCAGCCCGGCGGAGGTGTGTCGCTGCTAACGCCGCTCTACGGACGTGTGCCGCCGCGTGAGAACGTCACCTTGGCTTCACTGCAACCCCTCGACGGAACGCCTCCGCTGGCACGCTATCGCGTAACCGGGGTCGTTGACAATCTCAAGCCGCAGCCGCCGGGATATTACGTCGCAATCGGACCGAGCGACTATGGAATCGTCGGTGTGCCGAATGCGGGCGACGTCGTGACTGCGAGCGGCGACCTCGCACCGCTCGAGCTGAGTTCCATCGTCGCCGCTGTCGGCGGCGGGGCGCTGATTCTACACGAGGGCGAATGGTACGACGATCGCGACGCTCCCTACCGCCAAGAGAACTTCAAGCGCGTGCCGTGTTCGGGTGCGGCGATTGCGCCCGACGGCCGGCTTTTTCTGGTCGAAATCGATGGACGTCAGCCCGAGTTGAGCGTCGGCGTTACGCGCCGTGAGTTCGCTGCGCTTATGCGTGCGCTGGGAGCAACCGAAGGCCTACTCTTCGACGGGGGCGGCTCGTCCACGCTGGTCGTGCGGCGGTTGGGTGACACCCTTGCCGATGTGGTCAATTCGCCCTCCGAGGGGCGCGAACGCCCCGTCGCCGACGGAATCTTCGTCTATAGTACGGCGCCCGTCGGGCCGCCGGTGCGGCTGGTCGCCCGTCCCGGAATCCTTCGCGCGATCGACGGCGCCGCGATTGACCTGCGCGTCACGGCTCTCGATGCAGCCTATCACGTTGCGACCAGTCCTGCTGCCGTAAGCGGGACGGTTCTGCCCGCACGACTCGGGATCTATCGCGACGGCAGGTTCATCGCAGAACGTCCCGGTCTCGGGCGCCTCCTGCTGCGCGGCGACGGATTGAAGGGCGAGGTCCCGATCGAAATCGCGGCGACGCCCGCCCGAAGCAACATCATACCTGCGCGCCCGAACCTCGATCCCAATACGACGGTCGCGTTGAAGGCGCGTGCTTATGATTCGCATGGCTACGGGCTCGCGCTTCCGCCACTTTTGCGGTGGAGCTCGAACGCAGGCTCAATCGATCGCTTCGGCCATTTCCGAGCCGGAACGCACGATGCGACGGTGACCGTCGCGATCGGTCAGACGGTCGCCAGCGCGCGCGTCACCGTCGGATCGCACGAGGTCCCGCTTCCATTCGTCGCGCAGGCGCACTTTGTAACTGCTCGGCACGGCGGGGCCGGCAGCCTCGAGAAAGGCGCGGGCTGCGCTACCTGCGTTCGCCTCAGCTTTGTCTTTGGCAACGGTGAGCGAGCCGCCTATGCTGCGACCGACATCGCGTTGCCCGCCGACACGATCGGTCTGACGTTCGACCTGCAAGACGACGGCAGCGATGCGCGCGCGCGCGTAGCGGTGCGCAACGAGATCAACGAAGACGTCCTCGTGGATGCAACGCAGCTCGGGGAGCCGGGCTGGCGAAACGTGACGGTCCGCTTTCCACCGGACACGCGCGCGGCACGATTGATGGCCATTTACGTGCTCCCACCCAAAGGCATCGAAGTTTCACAGGGCAGTATCGTCCTGCGAAACGTTCGCGCGATCGTCGCCGGCCAATCGGCGACCGAGCCGATAAAACCGCTCGCTAGGAAACGATCAGGGCGATAA
- a CDS encoding YncE family protein: MMRRREPQVWRIALLASACIALAGAAAHPQKQQLATGRITIAPWQYLPGSLLQLHVNGFAPPYQFAVLGAGRIAGGFYEVPRLRASSSALLVVGNAAGLAAATVRIGIPPPKNRALLVAASYDDGLVFHDAHTLSVLGVLAIPGAPGDVAIDADGRVAAPDTQGTSLALARLQPWGVVRIGDVAFGDDVAIDGRTRQVFVTDRDWNGSGALTRIDAGGAVTRVATGATAEGLAIDERRQLVYVANTNDGTVAVINARSMRVVRRFYAIGRAFSLVLSPDGTRLYVVSNQSAESLFAAAGSAVAFALRGPRSRLVARSADLTFPLGAALDSSTQTLFVTDEALARIDVLDARSLRPKRPPLQTCATPWKPALDASAHRLYVPCAGANTIDAFDLRTLRRIAGAPFATGGYPLAIAIWRPSERSE; this comes from the coding sequence TTGATGCGCCGGCGTGAACCGCAGGTCTGGCGCATCGCTCTGCTCGCATCGGCGTGCATCGCACTCGCTGGCGCTGCGGCGCATCCGCAAAAACAGCAACTCGCCACCGGACGCATCACGATCGCACCGTGGCAGTATCTGCCCGGAAGCCTCCTCCAGTTGCACGTCAACGGATTTGCGCCACCGTATCAATTCGCGGTGCTGGGTGCGGGGCGGATTGCCGGCGGCTTCTATGAAGTTCCGCGGCTGCGTGCAAGCTCGAGCGCGTTGCTGGTCGTTGGCAACGCGGCCGGCCTCGCCGCGGCAACCGTGCGCATCGGCATTCCCCCGCCCAAGAATCGCGCGCTCCTGGTTGCGGCTTCGTACGACGATGGCCTCGTTTTTCACGATGCGCATACTCTTTCGGTGCTCGGCGTGCTCGCAATACCCGGCGCTCCAGGCGACGTCGCCATCGACGCGGACGGCCGCGTCGCAGCGCCCGATACGCAAGGCACGTCGCTGGCGTTGGCGAGGCTGCAACCCTGGGGCGTGGTGCGAATCGGCGACGTTGCGTTCGGCGATGACGTCGCAATCGACGGCCGAACGCGCCAAGTCTTTGTGACCGATCGCGATTGGAACGGAAGCGGCGCGCTGACGCGCATCGATGCGGGAGGGGCGGTCACCCGCGTCGCCACCGGCGCAACGGCGGAAGGCCTCGCGATCGACGAGCGCCGTCAGCTCGTTTACGTCGCCAACACCAACGACGGCACGGTCGCCGTCATCAACGCACGCTCGATGCGTGTCGTTCGACGCTTCTACGCGATCGGCCGCGCTTTTTCGCTCGTCCTTTCGCCCGACGGCACACGGCTGTACGTTGTTTCGAATCAGAGTGCCGAGTCGCTCTTTGCCGCTGCCGGGTCGGCCGTAGCGTTCGCATTGCGCGGTCCCAGGTCGCGGCTGGTCGCTCGCAGCGCGGATCTCACCTTTCCCCTCGGCGCGGCGCTCGATTCGTCCACGCAAACGCTCTTTGTGACCGACGAGGCTCTGGCGCGCATCGACGTGCTCGACGCGCGCAGCTTGCGCCCCAAGCGGCCGCCGTTACAAACCTGCGCGACGCCGTGGAAACCCGCACTCGATGCGAGCGCCCACAGGCTCTACGTTCCCTGCGCCGGCGCGAACACGATCGACGCGTTCGATCTGCGCACGCTTCGTCGTATTGCGGGCGCCCCATTTGCGACCGGAGGTTATCCGCTCGCAATCGCGATATGGCGCCCAAGCGAACGGAGCGAATGA
- a CDS encoding carbon-nitrogen hydrolase family protein: protein MTACLRVAAMQLRAHDRRDFPRVCELIADDVQRVASHADLIVLPEATFPAYVIGNAAIDMRAVETALERLRRIASATRTVIVVGAAAANGAVRNAAFVIDADGSLAGRTDKLFLWHFDRRWFSPGERIEPIATAVGVLGVLICADGRLPTIARHLVDRGAAALVMPTAWVTSGRDPHRLENAQADLLGRVRAYENRVPFVAANKCGSELGMVAYCGKSQIVNPQGEIVAIAGEREPETLFGSIVLGSEAPQRSTVPPPQMTGAHFDGPLRLAISIDPLPEDIDARIEVLDDGYALSPCDPESLTALCRKLPAAAVEDSVVLDPAGLVAYRRANYALICWSTALGDPWSERIARARAMELRLYIVVFDRSMHRAFAVDPDGTIVAGTFDGYRLASFALDPRKTTETTVAPGSDVGVGLARIAEIIDAPA, encoded by the coding sequence ATGACCGCTTGCCTTCGCGTTGCGGCGATGCAACTGAGAGCACATGACCGCCGTGACTTCCCCCGCGTCTGCGAACTCATCGCCGACGACGTGCAGCGCGTCGCCTCTCATGCCGATTTAATTGTGTTGCCCGAGGCCACGTTCCCCGCGTATGTTATCGGGAACGCTGCGATTGATATGCGTGCTGTTGAGACCGCGCTGGAAAGACTGCGTCGCATCGCCTCGGCTACGCGAACGGTCATCGTGGTCGGCGCCGCAGCCGCGAATGGCGCGGTGCGCAACGCTGCATTCGTGATCGATGCCGATGGCTCGCTCGCCGGACGTACGGACAAGCTTTTCCTCTGGCATTTTGATCGGCGTTGGTTTTCGCCGGGCGAACGTATCGAACCGATTGCGACCGCAGTCGGGGTCCTCGGCGTACTCATCTGCGCCGACGGTCGTCTTCCTACCATCGCGCGGCATCTCGTCGACCGCGGCGCGGCCGCATTGGTGATGCCAACGGCATGGGTGACGAGCGGCCGCGACCCGCATCGTCTGGAGAACGCTCAAGCCGACCTTCTCGGGCGCGTGCGCGCCTACGAAAATCGAGTGCCGTTCGTTGCCGCGAACAAATGTGGGAGCGAGTTGGGCATGGTCGCCTACTGCGGTAAGAGTCAAATCGTGAACCCGCAGGGCGAGATAGTCGCCATCGCCGGCGAGCGCGAGCCCGAGACGCTCTTCGGGTCGATCGTTCTGGGAAGCGAAGCTCCGCAACGCAGCACCGTACCGCCGCCGCAAATGACCGGCGCGCACTTCGATGGCCCGTTGCGCCTCGCGATCTCGATCGATCCGCTTCCTGAAGATATTGACGCGCGCATTGAGGTGCTCGACGACGGCTACGCACTCTCCCCATGCGACCCGGAGAGCTTAACGGCGCTCTGCCGCAAACTGCCAGCAGCCGCGGTCGAGGATAGCGTCGTTCTCGATCCGGCCGGATTGGTCGCCTATCGTCGCGCGAACTACGCACTCATCTGTTGGAGCACCGCACTCGGCGACCCGTGGTCCGAGCGCATCGCCCGGGCACGCGCGATGGAGTTGCGCCTCTACATCGTGGTTTTCGATCGTTCGATGCATCGTGCGTTCGCCGTGGACCCCGACGGCACGATCGTCGCCGGCACTTTCGACGGCTACAGGTTGGCAAGCTTTGCGCTCGACCCCCGAAAGACTACCGAGACCACGGTCGCCCCCGGAAGCGACGTCGGCGTCGGGCTTGCGCGCATCGCGGAGATAATTGATGCGCCGGCGTGA
- a CDS encoding copper amine oxidase N-terminal domain-containing protein, translated as MKRLSTGVLAALMVAGLGLNAVAAQPGASHGNIGTNAIAQDQGAMAAPPANFGSPPSGQYPILFNDHHVYAKPDILKQARVLAALVRGGTLLIPLRSMFEQMGATVSFDAGSKTVTVSKAGAEVKVTVGKPEVVINGETRPLDVPPIIYQGTVLVPVRVISEGMGAYVQWVPDRRIVVVRYIPPTPPPTPAPPPPPPPPPPPTATPMPSAAPYYDFYAAGDYIISPKVYNEFDPGNTSNNNNGGFSYRLHGAIEIPIMALPFMVEVDYRQWNWPHNCGGADCYVTTIGGLGQTSVPAFIGRDYDFDARLGIRILKPRIYLVGGYMWRGNNYGYPKETGAGVGLEKLPDLDRAFSFYGSALYYFGVNGNYNSNPLACGNPTGGSCTYNVGYDIFKYDIGFSYSFPGFPLFLEAGFLGDRGYNHNAAPIGFSESGPYAGIGIKL; from the coding sequence TTGAAGCGACTGAGCACTGGGGTCCTGGCCGCGCTAATGGTAGCCGGTCTTGGACTCAACGCGGTCGCAGCCCAGCCTGGAGCGTCGCATGGCAACATTGGAACCAACGCGATCGCTCAAGACCAGGGTGCGATGGCTGCTCCGCCGGCGAACTTCGGGTCCCCGCCGTCGGGTCAGTATCCGATTCTCTTCAATGACCACCACGTCTATGCGAAGCCCGATATACTGAAGCAGGCTCGCGTTCTCGCTGCGCTCGTGCGCGGCGGAACCTTACTGATCCCGCTTCGCTCGATGTTCGAGCAAATGGGCGCAACTGTGTCGTTTGACGCAGGCAGCAAGACCGTGACGGTCAGCAAAGCCGGCGCCGAGGTCAAAGTGACCGTCGGAAAGCCGGAGGTTGTCATCAATGGCGAGACACGTCCCTTGGACGTTCCGCCGATTATCTACCAAGGCACCGTTCTCGTACCGGTTCGCGTGATTTCGGAAGGCATGGGCGCTTACGTCCAATGGGTTCCGGACCGTCGTATCGTCGTGGTTCGCTATATTCCGCCGACCCCGCCGCCAACGCCGGCTCCACCGCCGCCGCCGCCGCCACCACCGCCGCCGACAGCGACGCCAATGCCGTCGGCCGCGCCGTACTACGACTTTTACGCTGCCGGCGATTACATCATCTCGCCGAAGGTCTACAACGAGTTTGACCCCGGCAACACCAGCAATAACAACAATGGAGGCTTCTCCTACCGGCTCCACGGAGCCATCGAGATTCCGATCATGGCCCTGCCTTTCATGGTTGAGGTCGACTACCGTCAGTGGAACTGGCCGCATAACTGCGGCGGTGCCGACTGCTATGTCACCACCATCGGCGGACTCGGTCAGACCTCGGTTCCGGCCTTCATCGGTCGAGACTATGACTTCGACGCTCGTCTGGGCATTCGTATCCTCAAGCCACGCATCTACCTCGTTGGTGGATACATGTGGCGCGGAAACAACTACGGATATCCGAAAGAAACGGGCGCCGGTGTCGGCCTCGAAAAACTGCCGGATCTAGATCGCGCGTTCTCGTTTTATGGAAGCGCGCTTTACTACTTCGGCGTCAACGGCAACTACAACAGCAATCCGCTGGCATGTGGTAATCCCACCGGCGGGTCGTGCACGTACAACGTTGGGTACGATATCTTCAAGTACGACATTGGATTCTCGTACTCGTTCCCCGGATTTCCGCTCTTCCTTGAAGCCGGATTCCTGGGCGATCGTGGCTACAATCACAACGCAGCCCCGATCGGATTCTCCGAAAGCGGCCCGTATGCGGGTATCGGCATAAAGCTGTAA
- a CDS encoding thioesterase, whose protein sequence is MEPRHEEIGCGAYLPEAMSAKLDIGRSYSLQSRVEEWMTAEKAGNKGVDVLSTSMLVQLVESAAIHCVEPILRPGQITLGTHVDLEHKKPVPVGFIVRTEVEVVMLDGPRVSFAVHVFDEQEAVAEGSHERYIIDKAKFLAKLREKLA, encoded by the coding sequence TTGGAACCTCGGCATGAGGAAATCGGCTGCGGGGCGTATCTCCCGGAGGCAATGAGCGCGAAACTCGACATCGGCCGCTCGTACAGCCTGCAGAGCCGCGTCGAGGAGTGGATGACCGCCGAGAAGGCGGGCAACAAGGGCGTCGACGTCCTCTCTACGTCCATGCTCGTTCAACTCGTCGAAAGCGCGGCGATCCATTGCGTCGAGCCGATTTTGAGGCCCGGTCAGATTACGCTGGGTACTCACGTCGATCTCGAGCACAAGAAACCGGTGCCGGTCGGATTCATCGTACGTACTGAAGTAGAAGTGGTCATGCTCGATGGTCCGCGGGTGAGCTTTGCCGTCCACGTCTTCGACGAACAGGAAGCCGTCGCCGAAGGCAGCCACGAGCGCTACATCATCGACAAGGCCAAGTTTCTGGCAAAGCTGCGCGAGAAGCTCGCCTAA
- a CDS encoding efflux RND transporter periplasmic adaptor subunit — protein sequence MTLGLTAAFAALPGCAKKPPTVTPPLAVDAAPASRQNIATYLTLDGQIAPLEQSTLAFQQSGTILRINVNIGDMVHRGELLATIDPRTIEAQLEQAQAQAAQYSAAAQGSVVGYPVQVQTNQAAVQSAKANLENAKLVYNQNEQLYKQGYVSETTLQQSQANYVSAQQTYNNSVVGLRNNVVSYQNVKAQQAQATAAQAQAQLLATQLSQTYLYSPYDAVVANRLVDPGAYASPSQPVLQVARVDRVWINVNVPDEDLSYVHPGISVAYQSTSLPDRKFSGPVQTVNLVPTSGTLSYLARLEVQNPGYVLRGGMLVTVTVTKARAADAIVVPRSAVAQTANGNIVYIVSNNKAEAVPVRVGVQTDTLSQVISPRISPGTMVVTTRPDALKDGSDVAVSNGNAPAASSASVH from the coding sequence TTGACGCTTGGCCTAACGGCGGCATTTGCCGCGTTGCCGGGCTGCGCGAAGAAGCCGCCGACCGTGACGCCCCCCCTCGCCGTCGATGCCGCGCCGGCTAGCCGCCAAAACATTGCGACGTATTTGACGCTTGACGGACAGATTGCCCCGCTCGAGCAGTCGACGTTGGCATTCCAGCAGAGCGGTACGATCCTTCGAATCAACGTGAACATCGGCGACATGGTCCATCGCGGCGAGCTGCTCGCGACGATCGATCCGCGCACGATCGAGGCGCAACTCGAGCAAGCCCAAGCGCAGGCCGCACAGTACTCGGCTGCGGCGCAGGGGTCGGTGGTCGGATATCCGGTGCAGGTGCAGACGAACCAGGCCGCGGTTCAATCGGCAAAAGCAAATCTCGAGAACGCGAAACTCGTCTACAATCAGAACGAGCAGCTCTACAAGCAGGGTTACGTTTCGGAGACCACGCTGCAGCAGTCGCAGGCGAACTATGTGTCGGCGCAGCAAACGTATAACAACTCCGTCGTCGGCCTTCGCAATAACGTCGTTAGTTATCAGAACGTGAAGGCGCAACAGGCGCAAGCGACGGCCGCACAGGCGCAAGCCCAACTGCTGGCAACCCAGTTGTCGCAAACCTACCTGTATTCGCCCTACGACGCCGTCGTAGCCAATCGTCTGGTCGATCCGGGCGCATACGCCTCGCCGTCACAGCCGGTTTTGCAAGTCGCGCGCGTCGACCGAGTCTGGATCAACGTGAACGTGCCCGACGAAGATTTGTCATACGTGCATCCAGGCATCTCGGTTGCTTATCAGTCGACATCGTTGCCGGATCGCAAGTTCAGCGGTCCCGTGCAGACCGTCAACCTCGTTCCCACCTCCGGCACGCTTTCGTACCTGGCGCGGCTCGAAGTGCAGAACCCCGGGTACGTCTTGCGAGGGGGTATGCTCGTGACCGTCACGGTGACGAAAGCGCGGGCCGCCGACGCGATCGTCGTTCCGCGCAGTGCGGTCGCGCAAACCGCGAACGGCAATATCGTTTACATCGTTAGCAACAACAAGGCCGAGGCAGTTCCGGTGCGAGTGGGCGTACAGACCGACACGCTTTCGCAGGTCATCAGCCCTCGCATTTCCCCGGGTACTATGGTGGTGACCACGCGTCCGGACGCACTCAAAGACGGAAGCGACGTTGCCGTCAGTAACGGCAATGCGCCGGCGGCGTCGTCCGCCTCGGTACACTGA
- a CDS encoding TolC family protein: MPSVTAMRRRRRPPRYTEMIPGRLRARAFAAALTLGLLVSGAAVAQNLPSPPPDQGSIPGVPGIKMPSPLPQPTISGTPIPYPAYGTPAPDVAQLQPKKGVPESISLADAIRIAVALSPVFALQNAQWAAIHSRYTSSLQALYPSLSGNATMGKSYSNGNATQSFSTSGPITSPTPLTPLVSATTGVGKYSQSTIATESANITVTQLIYDGGRTIANIRSAREADIAGRATLLRNLQTLAYNVATTYFSVLEDNATVAADAQLVREFEVNEASVAAQIRNGAAARSDIAAAQYQTAQARGNLVTAQGTAIGGQATFATTLGLDADAQVVPQQVTAQLNAPNPTYGVSLKRALLLRPDYISAAYNVASAQEALRYAKLARFPILSAAASDGVSRTFIDCYSSTITTGGGKVVPVSECPGPTGWSNDKTLGLNLTIPIYDQGQTNYNIAVAASQLDQALATLNSTKLSVQSDVRSALATLVSARASLVQARSELTAAQVSLSATQAQYKVGATTVLNVVTAEANLTTAQSAYISALYGVQTAEQNYLYATGISDVQI; the protein is encoded by the coding sequence TTGCCGTCAGTAACGGCAATGCGCCGGCGGCGTCGTCCGCCTCGGTACACTGAGATGATTCCAGGACGACTTCGCGCGCGAGCGTTCGCCGCAGCGCTGACCCTCGGATTGCTCGTGAGCGGTGCAGCGGTGGCCCAAAACCTGCCCTCACCGCCGCCGGATCAAGGCTCGATCCCGGGCGTTCCAGGGATCAAGATGCCGTCACCACTGCCGCAACCGACGATCAGCGGAACGCCGATCCCGTATCCCGCGTACGGCACCCCCGCGCCCGACGTGGCGCAGCTCCAACCGAAAAAGGGCGTGCCGGAGTCGATCTCGCTCGCGGACGCGATTCGGATCGCCGTCGCGCTCTCGCCGGTCTTCGCGCTGCAAAATGCCCAATGGGCGGCGATCCACTCGCGGTACACGTCGTCGTTGCAGGCGCTCTACCCCAGCCTGAGCGGAAATGCGACCATGGGCAAATCGTACAGCAATGGGAACGCGACGCAGTCGTTTAGCACGAGCGGTCCAATCACTTCGCCGACGCCCCTCACCCCGCTCGTATCGGCGACGACGGGAGTCGGAAAATATAGTCAGAGCACGATAGCGACCGAATCTGCGAATATCACGGTCACGCAGCTCATCTACGACGGCGGCCGAACCATCGCGAACATTCGTTCCGCCCGCGAAGCCGACATCGCCGGCCGAGCCACGCTCCTTCGCAACCTACAAACGCTTGCCTACAATGTGGCCACGACGTACTTTTCCGTGTTGGAGGATAACGCGACCGTTGCCGCCGACGCGCAACTCGTTCGTGAGTTCGAAGTCAACGAAGCTTCAGTCGCGGCGCAAATTCGCAACGGCGCTGCAGCGCGCTCCGACATCGCAGCGGCGCAATATCAGACCGCCCAGGCGCGCGGAAATTTGGTCACGGCGCAGGGGACGGCGATCGGCGGGCAGGCGACATTTGCCACCACGCTTGGACTCGACGCCGACGCACAAGTCGTTCCGCAACAAGTCACCGCGCAGCTCAATGCGCCGAATCCGACATACGGCGTTTCACTGAAGCGCGCCTTGCTCTTGCGTCCGGATTACATATCGGCCGCCTACAACGTCGCGTCGGCACAGGAGGCGTTGCGGTACGCAAAACTCGCTCGATTTCCGATCTTGTCGGCCGCCGCGAGCGATGGCGTGAGCCGCACGTTCATCGATTGTTACTCGAGCACGATAACGACCGGCGGGGGGAAAGTCGTTCCCGTTTCGGAATGCCCTGGACCCACTGGTTGGTCGAACGATAAAACGCTCGGTCTCAATCTGACCATCCCAATCTACGACCAGGGCCAAACAAACTATAATATCGCCGTCGCGGCGTCGCAGCTCGATCAAGCTCTGGCGACGCTGAATTCAACCAAGCTGTCGGTTCAATCCGACGTTCGCTCCGCCTTGGCGACCCTCGTATCGGCGCGAGCATCGCTGGTGCAAGCGCGGTCCGAGCTAACGGCCGCCCAAGTTTCATTGAGCGCCACGCAGGCCCAATATAAAGTGGGCGCGACGACCGTGCTCAACGTCGTGACTGCCGAAGCAAATCTTACAACGGCGCAGTCCGCCTACATCTCGGCGCTGTACGGCGTGCAGACGGCCGAGCAGAACTACCTCTACGCGACGGGCATCAGCGACGTTCAAATCTAG
- a CDS encoding Lrp/AsnC family transcriptional regulator: protein MIRQASPTPATISDPVNAAILAVSEDRLAGFQADPFGEIAQRSGVPAQTVIERVVAMLQAGTIRRVRQTLLSTSLASGALCAWEIPTSKLDEAFDFMFREDPFSGHVVIRTTDVVGAGSSYRLWTTLKVPQGFSLRKHADWLRDRVGAQRFRLMPAKMLFTLGVGHVRRRGLAPGSRTATPGEPLRTSIVTLSALEWRVLVALKREFAPSEIARDLWRARAGEAGVDFDTFVAVAQGLNAKGVIGRFSTFLEHVKPVAGNEPATRYNALFHWAVAPGREIDAGREVARHYVVTHAYWREGGPEFHDVNVMAVAHGMEKTMVLAHKAAIDAHLREAGIDFTYTNVFWGGRSEIKPSEIAPAAYRDFCAAQGIDPDTMQSEEDEEGASA, encoded by the coding sequence ATGATTCGCCAGGCCTCACCAACGCCGGCGACAATTTCGGACCCTGTCAACGCGGCGATCCTCGCCGTTTCCGAGGATCGCCTCGCCGGTTTTCAAGCCGATCCATTCGGCGAAATCGCGCAGCGGAGCGGCGTGCCGGCGCAAACGGTGATCGAGCGGGTTGTCGCGATGCTGCAGGCCGGCACGATTCGGCGCGTACGCCAAACGCTGCTTTCGACGAGCCTAGCGAGCGGCGCGCTCTGTGCGTGGGAGATCCCGACATCGAAGCTCGACGAGGCGTTCGACTTTATGTTTCGCGAGGATCCCTTTTCGGGTCACGTCGTAATCCGCACCACCGACGTGGTCGGGGCAGGCAGTAGCTATCGTCTGTGGACAACGCTCAAAGTTCCGCAGGGTTTCTCGCTGCGCAAGCACGCGGATTGGTTGCGCGACCGAGTTGGCGCGCAACGCTTCAGGCTGATGCCGGCCAAGATGCTCTTTACGCTCGGTGTCGGCCACGTGCGCCGCCGCGGCCTCGCCCCGGGCTCGCGGACGGCTACCCCGGGAGAACCGTTACGGACGTCGATCGTCACGCTCTCTGCGCTAGAGTGGCGCGTGCTCGTCGCTCTCAAGCGAGAGTTCGCGCCGAGCGAGATAGCGCGCGACCTGTGGCGCGCTCGCGCGGGCGAGGCCGGCGTCGATTTCGATACGTTCGTCGCCGTGGCGCAGGGCCTGAATGCGAAGGGAGTCATTGGCCGGTTTTCGACGTTTCTGGAGCACGTTAAACCCGTAGCCGGTAACGAACCGGCGACGCGATACAACGCCCTCTTTCACTGGGCCGTTGCGCCCGGGCGCGAGATCGATGCGGGCCGCGAAGTCGCGCGCCACTACGTTGTCACCCACGCGTACTGGCGCGAGGGCGGTCCGGAGTTTCACGACGTCAACGTAATGGCGGTCGCGCACGGCATGGAGAAAACAATGGTGCTGGCGCATAAAGCCGCGATCGACGCGCACCTGCGCGAAGCAGGGATTGATTTCACCTATACAAACGTCTTTTGGGGAGGACGCAGCGAGATCAAGCCTTCAGAGATCGCCCCTGCGGCATATCGCGATTTCTGTGCGGCGCAGGGCATCGATCCCGATACGATGCAGTCCGAAGAAGACGAGGAAGGAGCGTCGGCGTGA